A genomic segment from Terriglobales bacterium encodes:
- a CDS encoding ABC transporter substrate-binding protein: protein MAADFTPCRIACLQPSATVILERLGMLERVVACTRYCADVCPEVKKGGRTIVSDSWTAKAEQILKVRPDLVIAAVPYQEKALGEILKAGARFLGLAPKSLADVYGDIAAIAGLCGAAERGERVIRAMQEKVAAVRAKCAGTGPRPRVYCEEWGKPLIRSQRWVAELVEAAGGDFLGEPGSRTLAKTVEAEDPEVIVAAWCGAGDRVPLEKIVRERGWEDVRAVVQGRIYCIRDEFLNTPAPTLLLGLQALAAALRPDHFPAPEGLR from the coding sequence ATGGCCGCCGATTTCACTCCCTGCCGCATCGCCTGCTTGCAGCCCAGCGCCACCGTGATCCTGGAGCGCTTGGGGATGCTGGAGCGCGTGGTGGCCTGCACCCGGTACTGCGCCGACGTCTGTCCCGAAGTAAAGAAGGGCGGGCGCACTATCGTCTCCGATTCCTGGACGGCGAAGGCGGAGCAGATCCTGAAGGTGCGGCCGGACCTGGTGATCGCCGCTGTGCCTTACCAGGAGAAGGCGTTGGGCGAGATCCTGAAGGCGGGCGCGCGCTTCCTCGGCCTCGCCCCCAAGAGCCTGGCCGACGTTTATGGCGACATCGCCGCTATCGCCGGCCTCTGCGGGGCGGCAGAACGCGGCGAGCGGGTGATCCGGGCGATGCAGGAAAAGGTCGCCGCGGTTCGCGCGAAATGCGCGGGCACGGGCCCGCGCCCGCGCGTCTATTGCGAGGAGTGGGGCAAGCCGCTGATCCGCTCGCAGCGCTGGGTGGCGGAGCTGGTGGAGGCGGCGGGCGGCGATTTCCTGGGCGAGCCCGGAAGCCGCACCCTGGCCAAGACGGTAGAAGCGGAGGACCCCGAGGTCATCGTGGCGGCCTGGTGCGGCGCCGGCGACCGCGTCCCCCTGGAGAAGATCGTGCGCGAGCGCGGGTGGGAGGACGTGCGGGCGGTGGTGCAAGGCCGCATCTACTGCATCCGCGACGAGTTCCTGAACACCCCGGCCCCTACGCTGCTGCTGGGGCTGCAGGCGCTGGCCGCCGCCCTCCGCCCCGACCATTTCCCTGCCCCGGAAGGACTGCGGG